The sequence GTGCGGATGCAGGTCCAGTGGATCTCGCGTTCGCGTTTTCGGTCCAGGTCAAGATAGGTGCGGGCGTAGGCCCTGGCGCGGGCAACCACTTCAGGGGGGAGGGTGGTTTTGTTTTCGCCGCGCCACCATCCTACGATGGTATCGTTGTCGTGCGTGCCGGTGTAGGCCACCAGATTGCGCGTGTAGTTGTGGGGCAAGAAGGTGGAGGTGGCGTCGTCGTCGAACGCAAACTGGAGTACGGCCATGCCGGGAAAGCCGAAGCGCTCCATGAGTTCGGTTACATCTGGGGTGATAACCCCCAGGTTTTCCGCAACCAGAGGAAGCGGCCCCAGCTTCTGCTGAATGGTTTCAAAGAATTCGGCGCCCGGGCCGGGAACCCAGCGTCCGTTGACTGCTGTTGGTTCGCTGGCTGGAATTTCCCAGTAGGCCGCAAAGCCTCGAAAGTGATCCAGCCGGATCAGGTCTACGCGTTCCAGCAGCACAGCAAAACGCTGCGTCCACCAGTGATGGCCGGTCTCCCGAGAGACGTCCCATCGGTAGAGAGGATTGCCCCAGCGCTGTCCGGTCTCGCTGAAATAGTCAGGGGGGACGCCGGCAACTACCGTAGGATGGCCCTGTTCATCCAGATGGAACAGATGCGGGTTGGCCCAGACGTCAGCGCTGTCGTGGGCGACGTAGATAGGAATGTCGCCCATCAGGCGGATGCCCCGGTCATGACAGTAAGCACGCAGGTCCATCCACTGTTTATGAAAAAGATACTGCCAGAATTGATGCTTGCGGAATGAGCGCGCTAGCTCCTGGCGTGCGCGGTGCAGCGCTTCCGGCTCACGCCGAACCAGTTCAGGCGGCCACTCGGTCCAGACCGTACCGCCCTGCGCTTCTTTGAGCGCCATAAAAAGCGCATAATCATCCAGCCAGAATGCTTGCTTTTCACAGAAGAGCCAGAAATCCGTCTCATCAATGCGATCTGGATGGGCTTCAAACGTAGCATAGGCCTTTTCCAGTAAATGCTTCTTGTAGACGGTAACCCA comes from Rhodothermus profundi and encodes:
- the malQ gene encoding 4-alpha-glucanotransferase, translating into MHGLPRSSGILLHPTSLPGPFGIGDLGPAAYRFVDFLVEAGQRLWQMLPLVPVGLGFSPYASPSTFAGNPLLISPERLVEQGLLQTDDIAHPPAFPEDRVDYDWVTVYKKHLLEKAYATFEAHPDRIDETDFWLFCEKQAFWLDDYALFMALKEAQGGTVWTEWPPELVRREPEALHRARQELARSFRKHQFWQYLFHKQWMDLRAYCHDRGIRLMGDIPIYVAHDSADVWANPHLFHLDEQGHPTVVAGVPPDYFSETGQRWGNPLYRWDVSRETGHHWWTQRFAVLLERVDLIRLDHFRGFAAYWEIPASEPTAVNGRWVPGPGAEFFETIQQKLGPLPLVAENLGVITPDVTELMERFGFPGMAVLQFAFDDDATSTFLPHNYTRNLVAYTGTHDNDTIVGWWRGENKTTLPPEVVARARAYARTYLDLDRKREREIHWTCIRTLMASVAELVVFPLQDVLGLGSEARMNTPGTTGPHNWSWRVRANQLRPRVAERLRLLTETYGRLLPSP